The sequence TTGTTTACAGTCATGAGTTTATCATTGGATGTCTTTTGATATGTGAAGTGCTGTCTCTGTCCACAAGGGGGCAGTGTGTGACTTCTGTGAGGCCTGGGTGTGCCACGGGAGAAAGTGCCTCAGTACCCACGCTTGCACATGTCCTCTCATGGATGCCGACTGTATCGAGTGTGAACGCTGTGTATGGGACCATGGTAACTTATGCCATTTTATAATATTATCCAACCTGCCTGGTCTGCAAAACTAAACAAGGCTTTTTTTATGTCCGTACATGCACCCAAATGCTGTTTGCCATCCACCTTGTTTCCCCTTTGTAATCATTCCCCCTTTGTAATCATTCCCCCTTTGTTCCTATCTGACCCAGGGGGAAGGGTATACCGTTGCTCCTTCTGCCACAACTTCCTGTGTGAGGATGACCAGTTTGAGCACCAAGCCAGTTGCCAAGTACTGGAGGCGGAGACTTACAAATGTGAGCAATTCGGGTGTCTTTCTCATCTGTCAAACATCCACATTGTGTTGTCTCATGAGAAATGAAGAGGTTTCAACACTATAACCTGTTGACGTTTAGCCTTAGGGCAGACTTTGGCAGACATGAGGAATACCATGTTACGTATAGAAAAGTAGGCATTCTACCAGTTGAAAGTTTAGAGAAAGGTTCATCCCTAGCTATAGTGattttaaataaacattttcaaTGTGTTAATGTATACTGTGTTTTCCCCCATGTTAATTTCAGGTGCTTCCTGCAACAGACTGGGGCAACACTCCTGCCTGCGTTGCAAGGTAATGGAAAATGAAGAtccaagtattcataccccttggatttcttcctGTCGTGAGAATTTTCAATGATAATAACTGACAGTCAATAGCTCTGACCAATCCCCGAGATCTGTAAGACcatgggtttaataataattagtcaaaGACTCTTATGCAAAAAGATATAACGTTCTCGTGAATAAAATGTACTAACATCAAAAATGCAACCCCGGTCtttataacacacacaaacaagttaAAATCTTAAACTATGCCTTGCTTAGACAGTCTGTTTAATCTGCaacatgtttcataattttctgCAAGCCTAACAGTTTCTCTTCTCCATGGGTGGAGacaatgtcctgtaaggaacacagtagtCCAGCTTGTCTGTTGATGGCTCCTCTTATCATTTGTTTCACACTTGCACCCTGCTTACGTACTAAAAAGGAACTAAcagtccttgttctaattctgactaaaactacacaccaTCAGATTATAGTTTTATGATTCTAATAAATTTCATACAATtgtatggtttcagggtggaatattctaatcattacCTTTTAAGCATATAATTCCCTTATCACTTCCCCAAAATGTTCTGATTTAGcatggatttaattgtaattttttttgtCCACAATCTAGTCAATATACTCTAATGTCAGTGGAATAACAATTCTAACTTAAAAAAAGATTAATACAATTGAGAAGTATCCTAAATTAGCTCAGGAGTAAcatttggcttaacaaatcacacaaGTTAAATGGACtccctctgtgtgaaataataggggttgacatggtttttgaatgactaacccttcctctgtcccccatacataaaacatctgtaaggtccctaagCCAAATTTCAAGcgcagattcaactacaaagaccaaggATCTTTTCAAACGCCTCataaagggcagtgattggtagatgggtaacaataacaaatcagacttTGCATGTCTCTTTAAgaatggtcaagttaataattctTATACCGATCCAAGGAAttcactttttggcctaaatgcaatgCCTTGTGTTTGGCGCGctatccaacacatcactgagtaactgcctccttattttcaagcatggtggtggctgcatcatggtatgggtatgcttgacatcggcaaataccagggaggttttcaggatgaaaagaaacgGGATGGATCTAAGCCTGCGGTTCTCAACCCTGATCCTGGGGACCCAAAgtggtgcacattttgtttttgccttagcactacacaactgattcaaatgaTTAAAGCTTGATggtgagttgatcatttgaattagCTGTGGAGTGCTAAAAACTAAATGTGCACCCCTCAGGGTCCCCAGGACCCATATTGAGAACCATTGATCTAACAGACAACATCCTAGAGGaatacctggttcagtctgctttacaagAGACTCTGGGAGacaaatccacctttcagcaggacaataacttacaacgcaaggccaaatctatgctggtgttgcttaccaagaagacagtgaatgttcctgagagaCAAGACGTGAAAattgtctagccatgatccccaaaatattgacagagcttgaagaattatgaaAAGATTAATGGGCTAACATTGCACCATCCAGGTGTGTAAATCTCTTAGAAatctacccaagaagactcccggctgtaattgctgccaaaggtgattttaacatgtattgacttggGAAGCTGAATACTTAAGCAACAACTATCATTTCTATTCATGTTAAATGTTAGACATTTGGTTGTTGAGAAAAATATAACttttattttaatcccactttttaACACAATGAAATGTGAAGCTACTTAAGGCATTAAATCAACACAGTGTTATGTTGTAAACAATTGTCTCTCCCACTGTTCCTCATGCCAGTGTAGTTGTTTGTTACTGCTGTTGCCTCTATACACATTGACCGAGAGATCTACATGTAcatgtgagtcatttagcagacgctcttctcCAGAGCGACTTGAGCCGTGCGTACACTACACGGCCCTGGTTTTAGCTGTCCCAGACAACTTTTTGAGATCGGAGACAAAATCCCCATGTTGTCGCCTACTCGTAGCTGCCACTGACACGCCTCACATTAAAAGGAGTGTCGGCGTCACAATCTGAGGGCTACCAATCCCGTGTTTGGTTTTATCGGCACAAAATCTGCAACGCTCTTGTAATGTGAGCTGTACCACGACCAGTTTTGAGAACGGCGATCAGCGATAGCCAAATGAGAGATAACCAGGGAAGAAGACCAAGATCTTGATTCGCATCACCCAGAATGTGCACTCGCTCGAGCAGGAgcgatgactactactagtatgggTTTGCACTTGCCTTTCACCAAAGCCCAAATGTAAAATGGTTACAGCTCTGAAGTTCACACCGAATGTTATTTGGTCCAAAATGTATTGGCAAGATATTTCAACACTGTAGGGCAAGTGTGTTTGTCTGACTGAACTTATGAGGCTGCTTTTAGCCACAGCTCGTTGTAGCTAGCTACGGTAACAATCTATTCACATTGTTTAGGCAAGACGGCGTGGTATGGAGAATCCTCCCGACCGAGTGAAGAATCTTGTAGTGTGTCGACACCCGTCTCTGCCAGATGGTTTACTATAGGAAATACGGTTGTTTAATGCTCGAGGCTCAGCATTGCTAGGATTTTTGAAAGTTGTGTCGTGTACGCCCGGCATTACAGTGAGTGCATTCGTCTTAAGGTAACTAGGTGAGATAATCAGTCCTAAAGCAGCTATCAGCAGTCGGTGCTCGTAAGAAAAGGCAAGTGTTAGTGCAAGAAAGGCAAGGGTGTTGGTTCCCAGTTGCACTGTTAAATTAGTTGATTTTTCCGGTAAATAAGCACCCGTTTACCAGGCTTCTGAAGTGGAATACAGCTACAACTAGAGGTTACTTTTTTTGCAGCAGGTttggagaattaggttaaggttagctaaaataaaaatgttctcCTAATCTGCTATGAAAAGTCACTTCCAGTCATGGCTGTATTCCCTCTAGTTACAACCATTTACCATTTGGACAGGCAATACATTTCCTGGATTTGACATgactgtaacctatagtaacaagGCCCATTTGGGTTGaactgtgtctctccctccccaggcctGTTTCTGTGACGACCATGTGAAGAGTAAGGTGTTCAAACAGGACAAGGGTAAAAATCCTCCCTGCCCCAAGTGTGGCCATGAGACCCAGGAGACTAAGGACCTCAGCATGTCCAGTGAGTCTGCCATCTAACATCTAATCAGTGCTCAAATCAGTCATGGATTAAAACTCTTCAGTCATTAAGAGGAAAACTGAGTACTGTTGGCAGTGCAGttgtatgtatactgtagtatCATTTTAGATGTTGATTGAGTCATTTTTGCATCATTACAAATCACTCGTTTTCATACTCTCTTTTCTTGTAGCAGATGTCAGATCTTAAACCTCAAATGTATCCCGCCACATTCAACACCTTTTAATTGTTGTATATATGCACTCCCTGGATGGGGATTAGTACTCAACTCTCAGCTCATGTCTGTattcctgtattcaccctgcagcCCGTACGACAAAGTTTGGCCGACAGAGTGGTGCTGACGAGGATAGCTATGGCTATGGAGGTTATGGAGCCTCTGGCTACGACTCCTACTGGAAGAACGTGTCATCGCccggaggaggggagggagatcaGGCAGAAGATGGCGGAGATGATGAcgatgaggaggatgatgaggaggaagatgaggaggatgatgatgatgatgatgatgaggaagaaGAGATAGCTGACTCTCTGGCCGGTCTTAAAATTGAAGGGACCCTCGTGATCGAAGCAGTTCCCTAGGCGGAGGTTGGTTCCCAtcacatctctccacctctccgctTCCCAAAGAAGAGGGGACTAGATATATACAAGGAGTGTGTGTGCAATGCATTGCAGTACACTGTAATAAGATGTTTAAAGTGATAGTTCATCACCATATGTGTACTGCTTGATTGTTTCTGTATTTGGACATTAGCATGTTTAAAAAAGACAGTCAGTAATCCAGCATTTCTGTATGGCTCTTGCCTAACATTGGTGAAATATCCTTTTTAAGTTTTAGGCTAAAATAATGTAACTTATCAGACAGGTTAACAGTAGGTTGTATTcatggaagccaggcttccccaaatatttgaccattaaaacattttaaatgattacatttacttttcgtaTCTCAGGGTTTTCAAAATGTTCCGTCAATTCCAAAGGTGCTGGAATCTCACCAGAGAAATCATCAGAGCGAGGGAAACAgtacccctctgtctcagtatgtgtagcccatgtatctgatgctgttgATGCACATGTTGTTAGtgtagcatttgattgattgatgctaGCAAGCTTTTGGCCTCCCtttatacattaaaaaaaaaaatatatatatatatatatatataattagctTGCAAAATCGTCCCTTTCTTAAGCcatggatttggacttgtggttttgacttaattcactgtacaggccaatgattataatcTAACAATAAATGAATGTTGTGCCACTGACCTGACATGTAGGCTCATGTTAATTAGCTGGCAGACTTAGCTGGTTTGTTGTTGCAAATGCGAGGACgttaggctagcaagcattttagccaggtagcctatgacaacaaaaaataaaagtgtaCTGTATGACAAAGACAAAGCCATAGACCGTTGTGCCAACATGAAAAAGATGAGGATGACATTGGTGTTCTACAAGTGGGTGAGTCCATGATTAGTTTTActtgtgcacacgcacacacagacagaaaacagGACAGCCACACAATATTTAGcaacgttgattggactaaatagttttgGGTGTCTTTTTAagtttgttttcagtgtattaaagTATTTTATGTTTAAGCTGAAATGGCGCTGGAATAACTGGcagtgctcctgttgtctttgtgctgacttgtggtacctccacatatgctgagcacttgttggctgcttttccttcactctgcggtccaactcatcccaaaccatctcaattgggttgaggtcaggtgattgtggaggccaggtcatctgacgcagcagtccatcactctccttggtaaaatagcagaaagtgtcctgttgaaaatcaaaaAAGCcctaaccagatgggatggcatatcgctgcggaatgctgtggtggccatgctggttaagtgtgccttgaataggATATAAAACCAGcgaagcaccatcacacctccatgctttacggtgggaaccacgcatgcagagatcatcagttcacctactcagcgtctcacaaagacacggcagttggaaccaaaaatctcaaatttggactcatcagaccaaaggacagatttccaccggtctaatgtccattgctcgttttTCTTAgatcaagcaagtctcttctccttattggtgtcctttagtagtggttttttgttgttgcagcagCTCAACCATGAacgcctgattcacacagtctcctctgaacagttgatgttgagatgtgtgttacttcaactctgacacatttatttgggctgcaatttctgaggctggtaactctaatgaactaatcctctgcagcagaggtaactctgggtcttcctttcctgttgtcctcatgagagccagtttcatcatagcccttgatggtttttgcgactgcacttgaagaaactttcaaagttcttgacattttccgcattgactgaccttcgtgtcttaaagtaatgacggactgtcgtttctctttgcttatttgagctattcttgctaTGAAATGGACTTGGCCTTTTACTaattagggctatcttctgtataccacccttaccttttctcaacacaactgattggctcaactgcattaaggaaagaaattccacaaattatgtatcaaagacatcttaaatctgttttgtttttctgccatgcataatatgcggtaggctatgtattgtataatggcacaatcataaTTTTAATTCGGGTTATTGATTCGGCCTTGGGCTCATAAACCTATCCATAAACTAATATGCATATGGTTGTTTTGAATTAATTATCACCTTAAAGTGCTGTCCATTTTGTTTACACTGCTTCAGCCTGCTGTGGAACTTCTTtaaattgatcatcacagtgaggtgagttttaaaagtatGATAGGATGTTTTGATGTGATTTTTCGATTGCATTCGCACTGTTCTTAATAGTGAGGACAAATGCGAttaaacttgaaactcacacgcaTCCtgtgtatgccagttaggctctgcACTGGTTATAAAGCATATTAAATGTGCTCCAAGtataagaagttatttggccactttacaaaccttatcaaaacatataggtctataggctaggctacatgaggtagGTGTGACTATGATTTAAAAAGTAGCAAAAAAAGGCAagctgtttcttgccttactgcacacaagctgggcatcattcacaatcATTcattaacaaccctccaggcaagcttcaatgccatacaactctccttccgtggcctccaattgctcttaaatacaagtaaaactaaatgcatgctcttcaaccgatcgctacctgcacctatctgcctgtccaacatcactactctggacggctctgacttagaatacgtggacaactacaaatacttaggtgtctggttagactgaactctccttccagacccatatcaaacatctccaatccaaagttaaatctagaattggcttcctatttcgcaacaaagcatccttcactcatgctgccaaacatacccttgtaaaactgaccatcctaccaatcctcgactttggcgatgtcatttacgaaatagcctccaataccctactcaacaaattggatgcagtctatcacagtgcaatccgttttgtcaccaaagccccatatactacccaccattgcgacctgtacgctctcgttggctgtccctcgcttcatactcgtcgccaaacccactggctccatgtcatctacaagaccctgctaggtaaagtccccccttatctcagctcgctggtcaccatagcatctcccacctgtagcacacgctccagcaggtatatctctcgagtcacccccaaaaccaattctttctttggccgcctctccttccagttctctgctgccaatgactggaacgaactacaaaaatctctgaaactggaaacacttatctccctcactagctttaagcaccaactgtcagagcagctcacagattactgcacctgtacatagcccacctataatttagcccaaacaactacctctttccctactgtatttaatttatttatttattttgctcctttgcaccccattatttttatttctactttgcacattcttccattgcaaaactaccattccagtgttttacttgctatattgtatttactttgccaccatggcctttttttgcctttacctcccttatctcacctcatttgctcacatcgtatatagacttgtttatactgtattattgactgtatgtttgttttaatccatgtgtaactctgtgtcattgtatgtgtcaaactgctttgctttatcttggccaggtcgcaattgtaaatgagaacttgttctcaacttgcctacctggttaaataaaggtgaaataaacaagtGATAGGCTATTGTCACCGATTAGATTATTTTTAATTGaatgtctttacatatactaaataatatgtgtaaaatttattttgatttagaatggaccgttatcatgcacctgtctcaacTGGGGcatggggaaaaaaatacatgtcatctatgcacttaaatatgGAAGGGAGGACGCTTTttccgtggttcattttcattcaGGCCAGGTGTGCTATAAtgctgttgtaaagagaagcaatgtgcttaatattagagAAGTTGGTAGATCAATACagcaggcctagcctatagaaagctgatgccATCCTCTgcttagcctatagaaagctgatgccATCCTCTgcttagcctatagaaagctgatgccATCCTCTgcttagcctatagaaagctgatgccATCCTCTgcttagcctatagaaagctgatgccattagcctattgaaatgttgcgcaacgtgagctcatgggctctcatgaagtgtttgattagattttcgattagattttcattgatgtcagagtgattagagggacaatagagtgctgagtacaaGACATTtatcaagtttggtaggctactactgaccagcagcatcagagcttggagaagcctaattacatGGAATTTGACCGCAGGTGTGGAAGTAATATGGGCACCCtagtagagttccatgtagttatggctctattTAATGCTTTGCGTTTCCAAGCCTCTGTTCTGAACCTGGGGGCTGTGAAGAGACCTCCtgttgcatgtcttgtgttgtaccgatgagtgtctgaactgtgtgccaactgcttgaacagacagttcggtaccttcaacacatcaatacctagcacaaagaccaatagtgatgcagtcaatctctcaaTGTTGAGCCAGGAGAAACTGACACATCCGTGTACATCTAAGTGCGATACGTGCTGCTTTGTTCTGGACAACTGCAATTTACCTATTTCCTTCTTTGCCACACATGACCACACAACAGGGCAGTAGTCTAGGTGCgacaactagggcctgtaggagcTTTCTGGTCGACTGAGATGTCAAGAAGGCAGAGTAACGCCCTATCATGGACAGACTTCTTCCCATTTTTAGCAACCATTGAGTCTATATGATTTTACCATGGAAGCTTGTTATTTAGAGTTACACCTAGCATTTTAGTCTCCTCGGTTAGCTCAATAGCAACATTATTCAATAATAGATCTAAATGAGGTTTAGGGTTAAGCGAGTGATTTGTCCTAAAATGATGCTTTTAGTTTGAGATATTTAGCACAAGCCTATTGCTAGTTACAgctccagtcagttttagaatgggtatGTTGCGTGTctcagttatttattttactgttgcaACCGTCATGTATACTGTTGAGTCATCAGGCACATAGGCACATAGGCTTTGTTCAAGGTCAGGGGAAGGTCATTTGTAAAAACTGAAAACAATGTCCTTAGCcagctgccctgtggtacaccacactcAATGGAATTTGCATGAGAGAGGCTTCTGTCAACGAAAACCCTTTGTTTTATGAGAAAGTTATCTCTCAATCCATAACCTAAGTTTATTCAACAATATGTTATGATCAGTTACATTAATCATTTTGTATGGTCATTAGCAagagtacagtgccttcagatcgtattcataccctttgacttattccacgtttCGTTAgtagtctgaattcaaaatggattaaatgttttgttttttcctaacccatctacacacaccccATAATTAAATTTTAGCAAAGATATTGAAATTAAAATACAGatctctcatttacataagtattcacatccatgaatcaatactttgtagaagaacCATTGGCggcaattacagctttgagtcattttgggtatgtctatcagCTTTACACTTCTGGATTTGGGGAATTTTTTTCACGTTCTTCCTttcagattttctcaagctctgttaagttagatgaaTGACAAACTTCAaatctttccacagattttcaatgagactattctgggctttggctgggccactcaatgactcACATTCTTCTTCTGAAGCCATTCAAGTGTTGCTTTGGTTGTATGCTTggggttgtcctgttggaacataAATCTTCACCCAGTCTAAGGTCATTTGCACTCTGAAGaagatttatatatattttgcttcattcattgttccctctatcctcacCAGTGTCTGTCTCACATGCCTCTAGGCAGGCTGCCATATGATTTTTtatctcaggagtggcttccgtctggccactcccataaagcccagattggtaaAGTGTTGTAGAGACTATTGTCCGTCTGGCAGGTTCTCCcgtctcagccaaggaactctgtagttctgtcagtggTCATTGTGTTCTTGATCAAGTTTCTTCTTTcccagttgctcagtttggtcagatggccagctctaggcagagtccgGGTAGTTCCATATTTCTTTCAGTTCCCCATGGATGCTCTTGGAAATCATCAGTACACTAGAAACGCCATAGTTTTAAAAAGTATGCGTGGATAGAGCGAAATCAATACCGTAATTCTGCCATCTTTATGCACGTTTACCATTGCTACCTACAGTGccctgcgaaagtattcggcccccttgaactttgcgaccttttgccacatttcaggcttcaaacataaagatataaaactgtatttttttgtgaagaatcaacaagtgggacacaatcatgaagtggaacgacatttattggatatttcaaacttttttaacaaatcaaaaactgaaaaattgggcgtgcaaaattattcagccccctaaagttaatactttgtagcgccaccttttgctgcggttacagctgtaagtcgcttggggtatgggCTCTAGACCatcctatcagccaatcagggctgtgtatgtaaatatcttAAAATTGTGTTTCCTAATGCCCACAcaatcagactgagcatttcaaaggccaaaggaggctcagggaaataaatgataaaaaataaatgttgggtTGTTTTTCAtttattagacatacagtgaTGATTTTAAAGTACATTTACAAAGACTCCATGGGGCCTTTAAACTAAATGAGGATTTCTATTAAACTAATccaggtgtagattacatctcacattccagtgttcaggGATTTTTGTATGAGATTGCCATTGACTGCACGGACTTGCATTAAGAGCAATGTCCACTTTAGGTGTAATGCCAAtagccgcttgtggatttgaaGCTCCACCTCCGACACCGCCATGCGGATCTGATTGAATAAAAACTCCACTCCTCATAAGGCCTGGCTGCTTTGACCCAAGCTGCAAGTGATGTTCCTGATTGATTCATTGGCAATGTAGCTCCCATTGAACTAGAATAAGAGCTAGAGACAGCCTCAAATGGTCAACCATTATTTTCAACGTAATCTACTCAGGGTCGCATACGCTGATTCGTGCGGGCTGGCATCTTGCTATTTCTGGTTACAGGAGCCCATTAGTACATGCCCACTAGCACTGAGCTCAGCCAACCGCATGTATGCGAGAGCTAAGAGCAGGGTTGTGTATCTGGATAAGTGGAGGAGGGGAAATCTGCAGGCAGGAAgcaccaccacacaacactgaCATAAccactgggggaaaaaaacaaacccattggaaacatgaacatatcaaattgtatttgtcacatgtgccgaatacaacaggtgtagactttaccgtgaaattctcttacaagcccttaaccaacaatgcagttcaagaaatagagttaagaaaatatttactaataaactaaagtaacaaaATAAACAATACAGAGGCTATAACCGCGGggtactggttagtcgaggtaatttgtacatgtaggtcggagtaaagtgactatgcatagataataaacagcgagtagcagcagagtaaaatcaaatgtttttgtgtATTTGCAAGTAAATGATTCAGGACTAAGAGGACTGCTGCAGGTTGCTCTATATGTGCACCTCATGAGACAGTTGGATGATATGTTCTGTTTAACCCACAATCACGACTTGTTTCAGAAGGAAGTTATTGAAAACGTTACTAAAAACATATGCAATTGTGACCTATTAACAAACCAAGCTTATAATTCGAGCTGTGTCCCAATTAATCAGTCTAGCAATCAGTACAGTCACCCCGTATAACAGAATGTGAAGAAATGTAGGCATATAGTATTTGCTAAAAGCTTTTGTGGTATTGGTTTATCATCTCCAACAGGATACTATAAGACGCTCACAACAACATTATGTGTAGCCACCGACACTGTGAGTAACGTCAAACCAATGTTAGGAGCGATGTCTGATTAAGTTCTCTGTGACTACcttcctctctagccccctcCTGTATCTTCAACCTGTCTCTTCAATATGAGTACAGCATGGGGTACTTTATGTCCTGCTATTCCAAAACAATCAATTGCTTAATCAGAGTAAGATTGGTTCAAAtaatatttatgtaaaaaaaaaaaagaagagtatTTTAAATAAGAACAACTTTGCAAGAAATGTAATTAAATGAAATGGAAGGGAAAAATGTCAAAACATCCCGCATCCTCATATAAAACATATAGCCCTGGTCTATGATGTGCTTCTCTCTATACATTAACTCTTTAAAGCAATGGTGGATGGCATCTAAAACATATCAATATAATTTTCCCTATTGGTGAAACAAATGCTGTCACAGAACTAGGACAGGGCTGTTATGTTTTGTACCCAGTGCCCTACCAAACCCTGAACAAATGTTACCAGCACATAGTTTACACATATCCTTGCTTTGTCTATTTTGGATGACCTGCCAGCCCTCCACCGGCACCCTGGTGGAATTTTGGTGGGGATCTTCAGTGGGCCCTCCTGATGGGCAAGCAGGACATACGGGAAGAGTGGTATGGGGATGAGGGAGGTCTGGGGTACGTGGACATCGGCCTTGGGATGAAGCTGTCTGAGCTACTGCCGTTGGCCAGGGATATGGTCACGTTCATGGTGCTGTAAACTATAGGCCGATCTTGTccagagcatggcgcttgcaacgccagggttgtgggttcccACAACCAGTATTTAAACCAGTatttaaaatgtaataaaatgtatgctctctactgtaagtcgctctggataagagcgtctgctaaatgactaaaatataaatCTGTAAATAATTCACTAAAGTTGTCTGCTTGTAACGGCCACCTACTGGTTTTCTTTCTTGTT is a genomic window of Oncorhynchus tshawytscha isolate Ot180627B linkage group LG11, Otsh_v2.0, whole genome shotgun sequence containing:
- the LOC112234708 gene encoding zinc finger protein 330 gives rise to the protein MPKKKTGARKKAENRKEREKQTRANKGFVDVAKSPCNSAMECDKCQRRQKNRAFCYFCANVQKLPQCGQCGKTKCMKSSDCVIKHPGIHATGMGMVGAVCDFCEAWVCHGRKCLSTHACTCPLMDADCIECERCVWDHGGRVYRCSFCHNFLCEDDQFEHQASCQVLEAETYKCASCNRLGQHSCLRCKACFCDDHVKSKVFKQDKGKNPPCPKCGHETQETKDLSMSTRTTKFGRQSGADEDSYGYGGYGASGYDSYWKNVSSPGGGEGDQAEDGGDDDDEEDDEEEDEEDDDDDDDEEEEIADSLAGLKIEGTLVIEAVP